In the Solibacillus sp. FSL K6-1523 genome, one interval contains:
- the ispD gene encoding 2-C-methyl-D-erythritol 4-phosphate cytidylyltransferase yields MRYEVVLPAAGSGKRMGAGQNKLFLPLAGKPILVHTLSVFEQDGNCAGIWLAVKDEERAYIQTLLEQYQITKVKGLPTGGAERQYSVHSCIKEMTAVEVVLVHDAARPFITTPTITKLAQVAFEKGAAIAGVRAKDTMKIVKEGLIKETVDRESLWMIQTPQAFRFDLIVEAQDVAEKVGFLGTDEAMLVERLGHAIHIVESDYENVKMTTKEDLIFGEAILNHRHM; encoded by the coding sequence TTGCGTTATGAAGTCGTTTTACCAGCAGCAGGTAGCGGAAAGCGCATGGGTGCTGGGCAAAATAAATTATTTTTACCATTAGCAGGGAAACCGATTTTAGTGCATACATTATCGGTGTTCGAGCAAGATGGAAATTGCGCGGGAATTTGGTTGGCTGTAAAAGACGAGGAACGTGCATACATTCAAACATTGCTTGAGCAATACCAAATTACTAAAGTAAAGGGATTGCCAACAGGTGGTGCGGAACGACAGTATTCGGTTCATTCGTGCATTAAAGAGATGACGGCTGTGGAAGTTGTGCTTGTTCATGATGCAGCTCGCCCTTTTATTACGACACCTACAATTACGAAGCTTGCGCAGGTCGCATTTGAAAAAGGTGCGGCTATTGCAGGTGTTCGTGCGAAAGATACAATGAAAATTGTAAAAGAGGGGCTTATTAAAGAGACGGTAGATCGTGAATCATTATGGATGATCCAAACGCCTCAAGCATTCCGTTTTGATTTAATTGTAGAAGCGCAAGATGTTGCAGAAAAGGTAGGGTTTTTAGGAACCGATGAGGCGATGCTCGTTGAACGTTTAGGACATGCAATTCATATTGTGGAAAGCGATTATGAAAATGTCAAAATGACAACGAAAGAAGATTTGATTTTTGGTGAAGCGATATTAAATCATCGTCACATGTAA
- a CDS encoding PIN/TRAM domain-containing protein, which yields MLKRIIQVAFLFIGGVLGLNFLPPLYEFMNLSSSPAWLNNPYISVTIGAALLFVLSFVLSDYFVRLIAWSEEKLFKLPAADLLFGTFGLIVGLSVATLVGVAIKQMDLIAVTDFLAVIAVIPVILSIILGYLGFRLGFSKREELLQMFTGGASSKKRSAESLPTEVRELYKLLDTSVIIDGRIADISTTGFVEGILVVPQFVLTELQHIADSSDTLKRTRGRRGLDILKRLQDERASKVLITEIDFEDVAEVDLKLVRLAKKMDAQILTNDFNLNKVCELHSVQVLNINDLANAVKPVVIPGEDMQVVVIKDGKEHNQGVAYLDDGTMIVVEGGRSYIGQAITVTVTSVLQTSAGRMIFAKPKED from the coding sequence ATGTTAAAGCGAATTATTCAAGTAGCTTTTTTATTTATTGGGGGAGTATTAGGCCTTAATTTCTTACCGCCATTATACGAGTTTATGAATTTATCATCCAGTCCAGCATGGCTTAATAATCCATATATCTCAGTTACGATAGGTGCTGCTTTGTTATTTGTGTTGTCTTTTGTGTTATCCGATTATTTTGTGAGGCTCATTGCATGGTCTGAGGAGAAACTGTTTAAATTACCTGCTGCTGATTTATTATTCGGTACGTTTGGTTTGATTGTCGGATTAAGTGTCGCAACATTAGTTGGAGTGGCGATTAAACAAATGGACCTTATTGCGGTGACAGATTTCCTCGCAGTGATAGCAGTTATTCCAGTGATTTTATCGATTATTTTAGGGTACTTAGGGTTCCGACTTGGCTTTAGTAAGCGTGAAGAGCTTCTGCAAATGTTTACTGGAGGTGCTTCATCAAAGAAAAGATCAGCTGAATCACTTCCAACAGAAGTACGGGAGCTTTATAAATTGCTTGATACGAGTGTCATTATAGATGGGCGAATTGCAGACATTTCTACAACAGGATTTGTTGAAGGGATACTCGTTGTTCCACAGTTTGTGCTAACAGAACTGCAGCATATTGCAGATTCTTCAGATACATTAAAACGCACGCGTGGTCGTCGGGGCTTAGATATTTTAAAGCGTCTACAAGACGAGCGCGCTTCGAAAGTACTAATTACTGAAATTGATTTTGAAGATGTAGCAGAAGTCGATTTAAAATTAGTGCGTTTAGCGAAAAAAATGGATGCGCAAATTTTAACAAATGATTTCAATTTAAATAAAGTTTGTGAGTTACACAGTGTTCAAGTGTTGAATATTAATGACTTAGCCAATGCAGTGAAGCCAGTTGTTATTCCTGGTGAAGATATGCAAGTGGTCGTGATCAAAGATGGGAAAGAGCATAATCAAGGTGTTGCGTATTTAGATGACGGGACAATGATTGTAGTAGAAGGTGGTCGCAGCTATATAGGGCAGGCGATTACAGTAACTGTAACGAGTGTGCTTCAAACGTCAGCTGGGCGTATGATCTTTGCGAAGCCAAAAGAAGATTAG
- a CDS encoding acetate uptake transporter gives MNTIKEVKISTADPSAIGLFGLAIVTFVASTQKLGWTDGLGFVLPWAIFLGGIAQFYASALDAKHNNTFGTTAFGAYGLFWMGVGMSWLVQAGVFGEALQASADTRQLGVVYLGYLIFTLFMTVGAAETNKVLFAIFIMIDFLFVGLALSSFGIMENGMHLLAAYSELIIALLSFYGAGANVLNKHLGFTFLKLGKPLGIFTRDAFAKKSSSVKA, from the coding sequence TTGAATACAATAAAAGAAGTAAAAATCTCAACAGCTGATCCATCAGCCATTGGTTTATTTGGATTGGCAATCGTAACATTTGTTGCATCTACTCAAAAGCTTGGATGGACAGATGGATTAGGCTTTGTACTCCCTTGGGCAATTTTCCTAGGAGGAATCGCGCAGTTTTATGCATCTGCATTAGATGCAAAACATAATAATACGTTTGGTACAACGGCATTTGGTGCATATGGTTTGTTTTGGATGGGCGTTGGTATGAGTTGGTTAGTACAAGCTGGCGTATTCGGCGAAGCATTACAAGCATCTGCTGATACTCGTCAATTAGGTGTCGTTTATTTAGGTTACTTAATCTTTACTCTGTTCATGACAGTTGGAGCAGCAGAAACGAATAAAGTTTTATTTGCTATTTTTATTATGATTGATTTCCTTTTCGTTGGTTTAGCTTTAAGTTCATTTGGCATTATGGAAAATGGCATGCACTTACTAGCTGCTTATTCAGAACTAATCATTGCCCTTTTATCATTTTATGGTGCTGGTGCAAATGTTCTAAACAAGCATTTAGGCTTTACATTTTTAAAGCTTGGCAAGCCTCTAGGCATTTTCACAAGAGATGCATTCGCGAAAAAATCTTCATCTGTAAAAGCTTAG